The nucleotide window GAGCCGCATCCGCAACACCAGTCGTCCGACCAGTCCGGGCGCAGCGCCGAGCGCCCGCGTCCGCCGGAGCGACGCGAGCCACACCGGCGCTCGGTGGACCGCGTGGACCCCGCCGACGGCGGCGGCCAACCCCACCGGTCCGGCCGCGACCGCGCCAGCGACGAGCCCAGCGACGACCGTGACGACGACGCCGACGGCGACCCCGGCCCGGTGCCCGAGGTCGACGACGCGCTCCGTGGACACGTCCCACCCGAGGAACGCAACCGCCCGGCGGAGCTCCGCCGACGCGGCCGAGTCGTCCGCAGTCCCCGACCCGGTCTCGGTCATTCGTGCCCTCCGTCGCGCCCGCCCGACGCGCCGTTGAGCGCGTTGTCACCGGCGTACCGCCTCGGAGCGGTCCGTCCCGCCCGGACCGCCTCGCGAATCCGATCGCTCCGGCGGTTGACGGCCTCCAGAACCGCCGCGTACGACTCGTCAGACCCGGCCAACCCGGCGATCAGCCGGCTCTCACCGCGGTCGATCCGCCCCGTTCCGACGAGTCCCCGGCCGGTCCGCTCGAACAGCGGGTCGAAGCTCACGCCGTTGTCGTGGTCGCCGACTTCGACGATCGACTCGACGCGGTGGGAGTCGAGGACCGCGATCAGGTCGGTCGCGGCGAACGACGAACGGGCGACGCCGAGATCGGTGACGACGCGTTCCTCGACCGCCTTCGGATCTTCGCCGTGGATCGTTCCGAGCACCGTCTCCCCGGCGGCACCCACGCGCATCGCCTCGTACAGCGCCTGCGCCTCCTCGCCGCGGACCTCGCCGACGCTGATCGCGCCGCCGCCCATGCGGAGCGCCGTCCGGACGGCGTCCGACGGCGCGAGCTCCGCGCCGTCCCCGACCCGGAGGCGCTGGACGTCTCTCCCCGCGCTGGCGAGCGCCTCGACGGGTAGTTCCGGCGTGTCCTCGATGGCGATCGCCCGCGTCTCCGCGGGGAGTTCCCACAGCAGCGACCCGAGGGCGGTCGTCTTCCCGGCCGCCCGCCCGCCGGCGATCAGGCCGGTCACGCCGCGCTCGACGGCGACCGACAACAGCCCGGCCGCCGCGGGCGTGAGCGTGTCGACGGACACGAGCCGGGCGAGCGTCCACGCCTCCGGGTCGCCGCGCCGAAAGGTGAACGAGAGCCCGTCGCTGGCCGGGTCCGTGGCCGCGGCGACCCTGACCCGACCGGTCTCCGACTCGATGGTCGCGTCGAGGGTCGGCGTCGCCCGCGAGAAGGCGCGCCCGCTCGCCCGCCGGAGCCGCGACGCGAGGGTGGCGGCCCCCTCCGGCGGGAGTCGCACGTTCGTCCGACACCGTTCGCCGTCGAGGACCACCCGAAGCGG belongs to Halorubrum sp. DM2 and includes:
- a CDS encoding ATPase, T2SS/T4P/T4SS family gives rise to the protein MDFGLTERIADDAGETPLRALPWVDGDPDECRCDPAFREPVGTGVEDRVVLDVDADDCPGRGDLAASPACLAAVVKALTDRDADVIRTRFQGRERSYADDAADLLVAAGRFRERIEFHEERLADRVTRDPVGAAREAAGRAGAAKRIAAETGLSAAAEALAGDAVGPDEDRGLEAVLRAHVGPTAATARVAAAPPPGATLVDRWTVPTGATVRRYEGDDALDTYHLTPPTVDLDADAVATLAAARDRLLDDPAGGDRAPGRAVRAAADGDAPVADLTEILRRHTHGYGAFEHVFADERVSDATVTAPVAENPLRVVLDGERCRTNVRLPPEGAATLASRLRRASGRAFSRATPTLDATIESETGRVRVAAATDPASDGLSFTFRRGDPEAWTLARLVSVDTLTPAAAGLLSVAVERGVTGLIAGGRAAGKTTALGSLLWELPAETRAIAIEDTPELPVEALASAGRDVQRLRVGDGAELAPSDAVRTALRMGGGAISVGEVRGEEAQALYEAMRVGAAGETVLGTIHGEDPKAVEERVVTDLGVARSSFAATDLIAVLDSHRVESIVEVGDHDNGVSFDPLFERTGRGLVGTGRIDRGESRLIAGLAGSDESYAAVLEAVNRRSDRIREAVRAGRTAPRRYAGDNALNGASGGRDGGHE